The proteins below are encoded in one region of Arthrobacter sp. CJ23:
- a CDS encoding PucR family transcriptional regulator, with protein sequence MAITVAELVAEPQLGLTLLAGAEGRDNRITWAHTSDLPRLWEWVTGGELMMTNGLSIPADAAGQVALAAALVDSGASALAIGEKMHAPELLPEFLEACDRLPLPLINVPYPLPFIAIARTVAEASLLEESRRLRQTARVYDLLRTAGASEDNWQSLVQRLATELDADLFVVDRRCLHPWHPEGRPLPVFLADEWAPLSGQVALAGKNFQWHRVRGRHVLTMDIPTHANALLVVLPNSEPHPDAVVLLHAATVLGLQLSRIVLSLEGEHRLAGEFLLQAFDGRLGTAEMESRLAAFGLPAQEFLLASISADDGDRLANVHIELWRHGVPAASLRRNNRLHVVVCAEVADDVLIHCAGQGATIGISAPAAVAGIQRALQESLWALGSAQGNKVTLARYAQGSSWLGLTSFEEGTALVRRLLGPIFEYEQGEHGDLIVTLGTFLDKQRSWQKTAAALFTHRQTVMYRMRKIGELTGLDMNETSTVAQLWFALQIHEAMDPQGSLTPRPA encoded by the coding sequence ATGGCAATCACCGTGGCCGAACTCGTGGCCGAGCCGCAGCTGGGGCTGACGCTCCTGGCTGGGGCGGAAGGCCGCGACAACCGCATCACCTGGGCCCACACCTCCGACCTGCCCAGGCTGTGGGAATGGGTGACCGGGGGTGAGCTCATGATGACCAACGGCTTGTCCATACCCGCCGACGCTGCCGGGCAGGTGGCGCTCGCAGCGGCACTGGTGGACTCCGGAGCAAGCGCCCTGGCCATCGGCGAGAAGATGCACGCGCCTGAGCTCTTGCCGGAGTTCCTGGAGGCCTGCGACCGCCTGCCGCTGCCGCTGATCAACGTCCCCTACCCCTTGCCGTTTATCGCCATCGCCCGCACGGTTGCTGAAGCTTCGCTGCTCGAAGAATCGCGGCGCCTACGCCAGACCGCGCGGGTCTACGACCTTCTCCGGACGGCCGGTGCGTCCGAGGACAATTGGCAGAGCCTTGTCCAGAGGTTGGCCACGGAACTGGACGCGGATCTGTTTGTGGTTGATCGGCGCTGCCTCCATCCCTGGCATCCCGAAGGCCGGCCGCTCCCGGTGTTCCTCGCGGACGAATGGGCTCCGCTGTCCGGGCAGGTAGCCCTCGCGGGCAAGAACTTCCAGTGGCATCGCGTCAGGGGCAGGCACGTACTGACCATGGACATTCCGACCCATGCCAATGCGCTCCTGGTGGTGCTGCCGAACAGCGAGCCGCATCCGGACGCCGTCGTACTTCTGCACGCCGCAACGGTGCTGGGGCTGCAGCTTTCGCGCATTGTCCTGTCCTTGGAAGGCGAGCACAGGCTGGCGGGCGAGTTCCTGCTGCAGGCCTTCGACGGCCGCCTGGGGACAGCGGAAATGGAAAGCAGGCTGGCGGCTTTCGGGCTCCCGGCACAGGAGTTCCTGCTCGCCTCGATCTCAGCGGACGACGGCGACAGGCTGGCAAACGTGCACATCGAACTTTGGCGCCACGGAGTTCCGGCCGCGTCCTTGAGGCGCAACAATCGGCTGCACGTGGTGGTCTGCGCGGAGGTAGCCGACGATGTGCTGATTCACTGCGCCGGGCAGGGTGCCACGATCGGCATCAGCGCGCCGGCGGCCGTGGCCGGCATTCAGCGGGCGCTTCAGGAATCGCTCTGGGCGCTCGGTTCCGCCCAAGGGAACAAGGTGACCCTGGCCCGGTACGCCCAGGGTTCTTCGTGGCTTGGACTCACGAGCTTCGAGGAGGGAACGGCTTTGGTTCGGCGTCTTCTCGGTCCGATTTTCGAGTACGAACAGGGTGAGCACGGGGACCTCATTGTCACGCTGGGGACCTTCCTGGACAAGCAGCGTTCGTGGCAGAAGACCGCGGCTGCCCTCTTTACCCACCGGCAGACGGTCATGTACCGGATGCGCAAGATCGGCGAGCTGACCGGACTGGACATGAACGAGACCTCCACCGTGGCGCAGCTGTGGTTCGCCCTGCAGATCCATGAGGCCATGGATCCCCAGGGCAGCCTCACCCCGCGCCCGGCGTAG
- the speB gene encoding agmatinase, producing the protein MTTHKPIGPVDATKVPRYAGLGTFARLPQIDRVPDYDIAIVGVPFDGGTSFRPGARFGPAAVREASRLLRPGYHPELDVEPVYEAQVVDAGDIACTPYDIARAVREIEEQALPLISGDKRLISIGGDHTIALPMLRALNKVHGPVALLHFDAHLDTWDTYFDQPVTHGTIFRRAFEEGLLVEDKSMHVGIRGPVYDRNDFLRDHEFGFQIIRCSDLDVIGVPAAIAQVKERLGDTPVYVSIDIDVLDPAFAPGTGTPEMGGLHSRELLALLRGLNGINIVGADVVEVAPAYDHADITTVAAATLVFDLLALMVNRSKASTDSVRELASASRTLS; encoded by the coding sequence ATGACAACGCACAAGCCCATCGGCCCCGTCGACGCAACCAAAGTCCCCCGGTATGCAGGCCTTGGCACCTTCGCCAGGCTTCCCCAGATCGACCGCGTTCCGGACTACGACATTGCGATCGTCGGCGTCCCGTTCGACGGCGGGACCTCCTTCCGGCCCGGCGCCCGTTTCGGTCCTGCCGCAGTCCGCGAGGCCTCCCGGCTCCTGCGCCCCGGCTACCACCCAGAGCTCGACGTCGAGCCCGTCTACGAAGCCCAGGTTGTTGACGCCGGCGACATCGCCTGCACGCCCTACGACATCGCACGTGCCGTCCGCGAAATCGAGGAGCAGGCGCTGCCCCTGATCAGCGGGGACAAGAGGCTCATCTCGATCGGCGGCGACCACACCATCGCCCTCCCCATGCTGAGGGCCCTGAACAAGGTCCACGGACCCGTCGCGTTGCTGCACTTCGACGCCCACCTGGATACCTGGGACACGTACTTCGACCAGCCCGTCACCCATGGCACCATCTTCCGCCGCGCCTTCGAAGAAGGCCTGCTTGTGGAGGACAAGTCCATGCACGTCGGCATCCGCGGGCCGGTCTATGACCGCAACGACTTCCTCCGCGACCACGAATTCGGGTTCCAGATCATCCGCTGCTCGGACCTTGACGTCATCGGTGTCCCGGCAGCAATTGCCCAAGTGAAGGAGCGGCTCGGCGACACGCCCGTCTACGTCTCCATAGACATCGACGTCCTGGACCCGGCATTCGCACCAGGCACCGGAACCCCGGAGATGGGCGGGCTCCACTCCCGCGAACTCCTGGCCCTGCTCCGCGGACTGAACGGCATCAACATTGTGGGCGCCGACGTCGTGGAAGTGGCTCCGGCCTACGACCACGCAGACATCACCACGGTCGCGGCGGCCACCCTCGTTTTCGACCTGCTCGCGCTCATGGTGAACCGCAGCAAGGCCTCCACCGACTCCGTGCGCGAACTCGCTTCGGCATCCCGGACACTGTCATGA
- a CDS encoding cytosine permease codes for MNAPVATAEVPRLEDKTIQPIPANERHGKARDLFTIWFGSNIMIMTIVTGGLATTVFGLNFVPAIVGIIIGNVVGGIFMALHSAQGPQLGVAQMIQTRGQFGSFGALLIVVIVVIMYVGFFAANLVFGGEAMAAVSPGISVDAGIIIIGVVSVIATIFGYRLIHAYARILSIAAGLALLLAFAWILFVQGLPASFLDQGNFNWVGFMGTISVSALWQLAYAPYVSDYSRYMPQGTGSAPAFWASYSGCVLGTLFPMILGALVGTLALALSSDGGNVEIVGSLGALLGPWTLAIIGIFCLGVAASNAMNLYCGVLCSLTIGQTFRPNWLPHAKTRSIAAVVIFALALLIALFARDNFILFYTNFLSFLMYVLVPWTAINLVDYYLLRHGDYKVEDFFKRDGGVYGRFNWVAIGSYVAGALIQVPFSATAIYTGPVAAAMGGVDVSWIVGLVVVAPLYYFAARIFRNKPAAAPFQAPALASDLI; via the coding sequence ATGAACGCGCCCGTCGCCACGGCCGAGGTACCCCGGCTCGAGGACAAGACCATCCAGCCCATCCCCGCGAACGAACGCCACGGAAAAGCCCGGGACCTCTTCACCATCTGGTTCGGCTCCAACATCATGATCATGACCATCGTGACCGGCGGGCTCGCCACCACGGTGTTCGGCCTCAACTTTGTGCCCGCGATCGTGGGAATCATCATCGGCAACGTGGTGGGCGGCATCTTCATGGCGCTGCATTCCGCCCAGGGCCCGCAACTGGGCGTGGCGCAAATGATCCAGACCCGCGGCCAGTTCGGTTCATTCGGGGCGCTGCTGATCGTGGTGATCGTGGTGATCATGTACGTCGGTTTCTTCGCGGCGAACCTGGTCTTTGGCGGCGAGGCAATGGCAGCCGTCAGCCCGGGCATCAGTGTTGACGCGGGCATCATCATCATCGGCGTCGTCAGCGTTATTGCCACGATCTTCGGCTACCGGCTCATTCACGCCTACGCACGCATCCTGAGCATCGCGGCCGGCCTGGCGCTGCTGCTGGCCTTCGCCTGGATCCTGTTCGTCCAGGGACTGCCGGCCAGCTTCCTGGACCAGGGAAACTTCAACTGGGTTGGCTTCATGGGCACCATCTCCGTATCCGCCCTGTGGCAGCTCGCCTACGCCCCGTACGTCTCGGATTACTCCCGCTACATGCCCCAGGGCACGGGCTCGGCCCCGGCCTTCTGGGCGTCCTACTCAGGCTGCGTCCTGGGAACCCTGTTTCCCATGATCCTGGGCGCCCTGGTAGGAACGCTGGCCCTGGCCCTGAGCAGCGATGGCGGCAACGTTGAAATCGTGGGCAGCCTGGGAGCCCTGCTGGGGCCTTGGACGCTCGCCATTATCGGGATCTTCTGCCTGGGCGTGGCCGCGTCGAATGCCATGAATCTTTACTGTGGAGTCCTGTGCAGCCTCACCATCGGCCAGACGTTCAGGCCGAACTGGCTGCCCCACGCCAAGACCCGGAGCATAGCCGCGGTTGTCATCTTCGCACTCGCCCTGCTGATCGCACTGTTCGCCCGCGACAACTTCATCCTCTTCTACACCAACTTCCTCTCGTTCCTGATGTACGTCCTGGTCCCCTGGACGGCCATCAACCTGGTGGACTACTACCTTCTCCGGCACGGCGACTACAAGGTTGAAGACTTCTTCAAGCGCGACGGCGGCGTGTACGGACGGTTCAATTGGGTCGCCATCGGCTCCTACGTAGCAGGCGCCTTGATCCAGGTCCCCTTCTCCGCCACAGCGATCTACACGGGCCCCGTGGCCGCGGCCATGGGCGGCGTGGACGTCTCCTGGATCGTGGGGCTGGTGGTTGTTGCCCCGCTCTACTACTTCGCGGCACGCATCTTCCGGAACAAGCCGGCGGCCGCCCCCTTTCAAGCCCCTGCACTCGCATCTGACCTCATCTGA
- a CDS encoding aldehyde dehydrogenase family protein translates to MTTSQTEQFAVRRSSASSAGFSGVPPLPLPPTGHFIGGSFVPGSSTELIDVVDPTTEQVLASVRAGTAADVDVAVAAAVEAQKSWGATTPKERSEVLSLIANIIEANREAFEIIESANTGKPRTVAEDDVSSTIDTFRFMAGASRTLTSMAGGDYATGHTSVILREPVGVVGVITPWNYPLLMAAWKIAPILAAGNSIVLKPSEQTPLSTLKLAELVAGHIPDGILNVVTGQGRTVGQRLSEHPDIALVALTGSVVSGQAVAETAAKSVKRVHLELGGKAPVVVFPDADLRAAAAGVRNAGFWNAGQDCGAACRVLVHESVAAEFTEHLVREVSTLVVGSPDAGDDVEIGPMISRPHFERVKESLADAKAAGLTMAIGGSALEGPGYFIEPTVISNVPAGAPIATHEIFGPVVTVETFSSTEEAVTRANESPYGLSASVWTKDSSLSLRIPKQLDFGTVWVNSHLVLACEVPWGGFKGSGYGRDLSLYALDDYSRTKHVMINHGA, encoded by the coding sequence ATGACCACCTCCCAGACCGAACAGTTCGCCGTCCGACGTTCCTCCGCCAGCTCCGCAGGCTTCAGCGGCGTGCCGCCCCTGCCCCTGCCTCCCACCGGGCACTTCATTGGAGGATCCTTCGTGCCGGGTTCCTCCACCGAGCTCATCGACGTCGTTGACCCCACCACCGAGCAGGTCCTGGCGTCGGTGCGGGCCGGCACCGCAGCCGACGTCGACGTCGCCGTCGCAGCCGCCGTCGAGGCCCAAAAGTCCTGGGGTGCCACCACGCCCAAGGAGCGCTCCGAGGTCTTGTCCCTGATCGCGAACATCATCGAAGCCAACCGTGAAGCGTTCGAAATCATCGAGTCCGCCAACACCGGCAAGCCGCGAACCGTCGCGGAGGACGATGTCTCCAGCACCATCGACACGTTCCGTTTCATGGCTGGCGCGTCGCGCACCCTGACGTCCATGGCCGGCGGGGACTACGCCACCGGCCACACCTCGGTGATCCTCCGCGAGCCCGTGGGCGTGGTCGGGGTCATCACCCCTTGGAACTACCCGCTGCTCATGGCCGCCTGGAAGATCGCCCCGATCCTGGCTGCTGGAAACAGCATCGTCCTCAAGCCGTCCGAGCAGACCCCGCTGTCCACGCTGAAGCTGGCAGAACTCGTGGCCGGACACATCCCGGACGGAATCCTCAACGTCGTCACGGGACAGGGCCGCACCGTAGGACAGCGGCTGTCCGAACACCCTGACATCGCCCTCGTCGCCTTGACCGGCAGTGTGGTCAGCGGCCAGGCCGTGGCGGAAACCGCAGCAAAGTCGGTCAAGCGCGTCCACTTGGAACTCGGCGGCAAGGCTCCCGTTGTGGTCTTCCCCGACGCCGACCTCCGCGCGGCCGCCGCCGGCGTACGGAATGCAGGCTTCTGGAATGCCGGCCAGGACTGCGGCGCCGCCTGCCGCGTCCTCGTCCACGAATCCGTGGCAGCCGAGTTCACGGAGCACCTGGTGCGTGAGGTCAGCACTCTGGTGGTGGGGTCCCCGGACGCGGGAGACGACGTGGAAATCGGCCCCATGATTTCGCGCCCGCACTTCGAACGCGTCAAGGAATCGCTGGCTGACGCCAAGGCCGCCGGCCTGACGATGGCGATCGGCGGGTCTGCCCTTGAAGGCCCCGGCTACTTCATCGAACCCACGGTGATCAGCAACGTGCCCGCGGGAGCCCCTATTGCCACGCACGAGATCTTTGGACCCGTGGTCACGGTGGAGACATTCAGTTCCACCGAGGAGGCCGTCACCCGGGCGAACGAGAGCCCCTACGGCCTGTCCGCCTCCGTATGGACGAAAGACTCAAGCCTTTCGCTGAGGATCCCCAAGCAGCTCGATTTCGGCACGGTCTGGGTCAATTCACACTTGGTCCTGGCCTGCGAGGTACCGTGGGGCGGGTTCAAGGGATCCGGCTACGGCCGCGACCTCTCGCTCTACGCGCTGGATGATTACTCCCGCACCAAGCACGTCATGATCAACCACGGCGCGTGA
- a CDS encoding D-arabinono-1,4-lactone oxidase — protein MTTTNVPRAASPARAATPSAPFGTDVTWTNWGGNQSATPAFTVRPRTEQEALDAVRFAIREGLPVRAVGSGHSSSPLVQTGGVLMDMSGLSAITGTDAVARRARALAGTTINAFGDALWEQGLALSNQGDIDKQQIAGALATSTHGSGRDLGSFSSKLRWVKLINGHGEIVEIGEGQLRELRAAQVALGTLGIFLEVELAVEDSYYLQEQITYPTWAETAATWQADIDSNRHYSFLWCPDDDSCELLDLPGSPGQSMADRSYTKRYNVAQIQDESEISSVEGARLDRSYRIYPGGFTTQFHELEYFVRSEDGLAAVEAIQDLIRTKHPDQKYPVEVRWVKADDGYMSQFQGRDSTVVTLTTKPGTDYWQFFRDADAVLQDFEPRAHWGKIHFMTRSRLERLYPGLDTFIQVRREFDPRGMFLNDHTRALVG, from the coding sequence ATGACCACCACCAACGTTCCCCGGGCCGCGTCCCCGGCCAGGGCGGCAACCCCATCCGCTCCCTTCGGGACGGACGTCACCTGGACCAACTGGGGCGGGAACCAGAGCGCCACACCCGCCTTCACCGTCCGGCCGCGGACTGAACAGGAAGCGCTCGACGCCGTCCGGTTCGCCATCCGCGAAGGCCTGCCCGTGCGGGCGGTCGGTTCAGGCCACTCGTCCTCGCCGTTGGTTCAGACAGGCGGCGTCCTGATGGACATGTCCGGCCTCTCGGCGATCACCGGCACGGATGCCGTTGCGCGCCGAGCCAGGGCCTTGGCCGGCACCACCATCAATGCCTTTGGCGATGCGTTGTGGGAGCAGGGCCTGGCGCTCAGCAACCAGGGAGACATCGACAAGCAGCAAATCGCCGGAGCGCTGGCCACCAGCACCCATGGCTCCGGCAGGGACCTGGGCAGCTTCTCTTCCAAGCTGCGCTGGGTGAAGCTGATCAACGGCCACGGCGAGATTGTCGAAATCGGCGAGGGGCAGCTCCGCGAACTCCGGGCTGCCCAGGTCGCCCTTGGCACGCTGGGGATCTTCCTGGAAGTCGAGCTGGCCGTCGAGGACAGCTATTACCTGCAGGAACAGATCACGTATCCCACGTGGGCCGAGACTGCGGCTACGTGGCAGGCCGACATTGACTCGAACCGCCACTACTCGTTCCTCTGGTGCCCGGACGACGATTCCTGCGAGCTCCTGGATTTGCCGGGTTCGCCGGGCCAGAGCATGGCGGACCGCAGCTACACCAAGCGGTACAACGTGGCGCAGATCCAGGACGAGAGCGAAATCTCCTCTGTTGAAGGTGCCCGGCTGGACCGCTCCTACCGGATCTACCCGGGCGGCTTCACCACGCAGTTCCACGAACTGGAGTACTTCGTTCGCAGCGAGGACGGACTGGCCGCCGTCGAGGCCATCCAGGACCTGATCCGCACCAAGCACCCGGACCAGAAATACCCCGTGGAGGTCCGCTGGGTGAAGGCCGACGACGGCTACATGTCACAGTTCCAAGGACGCGACAGCACCGTGGTCACCCTGACCACCAAGCCCGGAACCGACTACTGGCAGTTCTTCCGGGACGCCGATGCCGTGCTGCAGGACTTCGAACCGCGGGCACACTGGGGAAAGATCCATTTCATGACCCGGAGCCGCCTGGAGCGCCTCTACCCTGGGCTCGACACCTTCATCCAGGTACGCCGCGAGTTCGATCCCCGGGGAATGTTCCTCAACGACCACACGCGCGCCCTCGTGGGCTGA
- the mscL gene encoding large conductance mechanosensitive channel protein MscL: MLKGFKDFILRGNVIELAIAVVVGTAFTALVAAFTTNIINPVIAAAGGVNAEGLGFAIWPDNPATFVNFGAVITAFVTFLITAAVVYFIFVAPMNKINAMVKARLATEEPEEEPLPADTALLAEIRDLLSELAAANRGSERDSDAVR, from the coding sequence ATGCTCAAGGGATTCAAGGATTTCATTCTTCGCGGCAACGTCATCGAACTGGCGATCGCCGTCGTGGTCGGCACGGCGTTCACGGCCCTCGTGGCAGCGTTCACCACGAACATCATCAACCCGGTCATTGCGGCCGCCGGCGGCGTCAACGCCGAGGGACTGGGCTTCGCGATCTGGCCGGACAACCCCGCAACGTTCGTGAACTTCGGCGCCGTCATCACGGCGTTCGTGACCTTCCTGATCACCGCCGCCGTGGTCTACTTCATCTTCGTGGCGCCCATGAACAAGATCAACGCCATGGTCAAGGCCCGCCTGGCCACCGAGGAGCCCGAGGAAGAGCCGCTGCCGGCCGACACCGCACTGCTCGCCGAAATCCGCGACCTGCTGTCCGAGCTCGCAGCAGCCAACCGCGGCTCCGAGCGGGACTCCGACGCCGTCCGCTAG
- a CDS encoding phosphotransferase — MPPMAGLLLAPMQPEWSPRIGWDDLPLRVQAGIEQILGDRVTAATGQQGGFSPGTADRVRTVSGGRAFIKAVSPQLNEQSPAIHRKEAAVTGALADTVPAPRLIGTYDDGEWVALVLSDVEGRHPHIPWRLSELTIVLDALLRLARTPVPAALENLPTLEKELSEAFNAWSRIRSDPPEDCDSWVLRNLESLEGLALSGLKDLGGDSLVHTDIRADNILITPNNTAVLVDWPWACVGSSWIDALSALINVRVFDPMFDVESVLQSHAAFATVRPDSVDRVLAGLGAYFTDAARLAPPPGLPSLRTFQRQQSEAVVRWLRHRLSNRPAHDRDAQATAPKHPPGTMGT, encoded by the coding sequence ATGCCGCCGATGGCCGGATTACTATTGGCTCCCATGCAACCGGAATGGAGTCCACGGATCGGCTGGGACGATTTGCCCCTGCGTGTGCAGGCGGGAATCGAACAGATCCTCGGAGACCGGGTCACGGCGGCCACAGGCCAGCAGGGAGGATTTTCGCCAGGCACGGCGGACAGGGTTCGCACCGTTTCGGGAGGCCGGGCGTTCATCAAAGCGGTCAGTCCGCAACTGAACGAGCAGTCACCGGCCATCCATCGAAAGGAAGCGGCAGTCACAGGGGCGCTGGCAGACACAGTTCCGGCGCCGAGGCTGATCGGCACCTACGACGACGGCGAGTGGGTTGCCTTGGTCCTTAGCGACGTGGAAGGCAGGCACCCGCACATCCCTTGGCGCTTATCGGAACTGACGATTGTCCTGGATGCCCTGCTACGGCTGGCCCGAACGCCCGTCCCCGCAGCCCTCGAGAACCTGCCAACACTCGAGAAGGAGCTAAGTGAGGCATTCAATGCGTGGAGCCGCATCAGAAGCGATCCTCCAGAGGACTGCGATTCCTGGGTCCTCAGGAATCTTGAGTCATTGGAAGGGCTTGCCCTATCCGGCTTGAAGGACCTCGGTGGCGATTCCCTGGTACACACGGACATCCGGGCCGACAACATCCTGATTACACCCAACAACACAGCGGTCCTTGTGGACTGGCCTTGGGCATGCGTCGGCTCATCGTGGATTGATGCCCTCTCCGCCCTGATCAACGTGCGCGTGTTCGATCCAATGTTCGACGTTGAATCCGTGCTGCAGTCCCATGCAGCGTTCGCGACGGTCCGGCCGGACAGCGTTGACCGTGTCCTCGCTGGTCTTGGTGCGTACTTCACTGATGCCGCCAGACTGGCGCCGCCACCGGGGCTCCCAAGCCTCCGGACCTTTCAACGGCAGCAAAGCGAAGCTGTGGTCCGCTGGCTGCGCCACAGGCTCTCCAACCGTCCTGCGCACGATCGTGACGCACAGGCAACCGCGCCGAAACACCCACCGGGCACCATGGGGACATGA
- a CDS encoding amino acid-binding protein: MKPKQKTPATAELSCEVCGQMPEPPKARFTAAQIAVMLPIELLVHAAVVETHLPYLAKVLLLTVTATVLVIWVAEPSAARVLRSWLHAPALRHRRKLHTAPALWRARTVLRDQPGSLKKITQSLARLDTNILSIHVHPMDGTVLDEFVLSAPGHLGETELLKALDDGGGRESHVWPTTALAMADGQTRALSIAARIAGNPDELPLAVAELLSARVVPNAPEGSAEEPAAGVGPSGTLLKIPTAWHGPLVFSRPDEPFTPAESARAHRLAELAEMLAHRPGPRQTTGALAHPTEFIDGPTGPA; encoded by the coding sequence ATGAAGCCGAAGCAGAAGACTCCCGCCACCGCTGAGCTCTCCTGCGAAGTGTGCGGCCAGATGCCCGAACCGCCCAAGGCCCGCTTTACCGCGGCCCAGATCGCCGTGATGCTCCCCATCGAACTGCTGGTGCACGCCGCGGTGGTGGAAACCCACCTGCCGTACCTGGCCAAGGTGCTCCTGCTGACCGTCACCGCCACGGTCCTGGTCATCTGGGTGGCCGAGCCGTCCGCCGCCAGGGTGCTGCGGAGCTGGCTCCACGCCCCCGCGCTGCGGCACCGGCGCAAGCTCCACACCGCGCCGGCCCTGTGGCGGGCCCGCACCGTGCTGCGCGACCAGCCCGGCTCCCTGAAGAAGATCACCCAGTCCCTCGCACGCCTGGACACGAACATCCTCAGCATCCACGTGCACCCGATGGACGGCACGGTCCTGGACGAGTTCGTGCTGTCCGCGCCCGGCCACCTGGGTGAGACGGAGCTGCTGAAAGCGCTCGACGACGGCGGCGGCCGTGAGTCCCATGTGTGGCCCACCACCGCGCTCGCCATGGCGGACGGGCAGACCAGGGCGCTGAGCATCGCGGCCCGCATCGCCGGCAACCCGGACGAGCTCCCCCTCGCCGTCGCCGAACTGCTCTCCGCCAGAGTGGTCCCCAACGCTCCGGAAGGCTCCGCCGAAGAGCCGGCCGCCGGCGTCGGGCCCTCAGGGACACTGCTCAAGATCCCCACGGCCTGGCACGGACCGCTCGTGTTCTCCCGCCCGGACGAGCCCTTCACGCCCGCCGAATCCGCCCGCGCCCACCGCCTGGCCGAGCTTGCCGAGATGCTCGCGCACCGCCCGGGGCCTCGCCAAACTACGGGCGCGCTTGCGCATCCTACGGAGTTCATTGACGGCCCCACCGGCCCGGCGTAG
- a CDS encoding SRPBCC family protein, whose translation MIRSQSSVVINRPVGVVFAYMADFEHLPEHEPWVEKAWRTSEGPVGVGSTWSHIRIMGRRRFEAPIEIVEYEPDRRLAIKSGNGPVDVVATQTFEDQGASTTVTEVLEMRVRGFTRLFEPIIKRQSRGQVREVHQRIKRLLEAS comes from the coding sequence GTGATCCGAAGCCAGTCCAGCGTTGTCATCAACCGCCCGGTCGGAGTGGTCTTCGCCTACATGGCAGACTTCGAGCACCTGCCCGAACACGAGCCGTGGGTTGAGAAGGCGTGGCGGACGTCGGAGGGGCCAGTCGGCGTGGGAAGCACTTGGAGCCACATCCGCATCATGGGCCGTCGACGGTTCGAGGCCCCCATCGAGATTGTCGAATACGAGCCGGACCGGAGGCTCGCGATCAAGAGCGGCAACGGGCCGGTGGACGTTGTGGCCACGCAGACTTTCGAAGATCAGGGCGCGAGCACCACCGTCACCGAGGTGCTCGAAATGCGCGTCCGCGGCTTCACCCGGCTTTTCGAACCGATCATCAAGCGGCAATCCCGGGGCCAGGTCCGCGAAGTCCACCAACGCATCAAGAGGCTGCTCGAAGCGTCGTAG